The following proteins are encoded in a genomic region of Sulfurimonas sp. HSL3-7:
- the dapE gene encoding succinyl-diaminopimelate desuccinylase, producing the protein MELIDLFKKILQAKSETPDDGGLLDFVAEYLNDFTAVRLDANGVKNLFVYKTFGEGEHLCFAGHVDVVPAGEGWSVDPYAAVEQDGYIYGRGAQDMKSGFTAFLQAVKETEHFNGTLSLLLTSDEEGPAKHGTLEVLKYLDEQKMMPDACIVAEPTCEEVFGDAIKIGRRGSINGVIEKHGKQGHAAYPEKATNPIHKVAQVLHHMAGVDLDEGDENFAPSKFVVTDIRAGMEVTNVTPGKLKMMFNVRNSTKTDQKAIEDFVHKYFSEMNYTLKLDQSAYPFMTDPNTKIVRTIDAAIEKVTGIRPKHSTAGGTSDARYIAPYGVDVIEFGVRNDTIHAPNERTTREEVEKLYEVFKRVIATF; encoded by the coding sequence TTGGAACTGATAGACTTATTTAAAAAGATCCTGCAAGCCAAAAGCGAGACACCGGATGACGGTGGGCTGCTCGATTTTGTTGCAGAGTACCTTAATGACTTTACAGCGGTGCGACTGGATGCGAACGGGGTCAAGAACCTCTTTGTCTACAAGACGTTCGGTGAAGGCGAACACCTCTGCTTCGCAGGCCATGTGGATGTTGTTCCGGCAGGCGAGGGGTGGAGCGTCGACCCGTATGCAGCAGTAGAACAGGACGGCTATATCTACGGACGCGGTGCGCAGGATATGAAGTCGGGCTTTACGGCCTTTTTACAGGCGGTCAAAGAGACGGAACACTTCAACGGTACCCTCTCATTGCTACTGACCTCAGATGAAGAGGGACCGGCAAAACACGGAACACTCGAGGTACTGAAATACCTAGATGAACAGAAGATGATGCCGGATGCCTGTATCGTGGCGGAGCCGACCTGCGAAGAGGTGTTCGGCGATGCGATCAAGATCGGCCGCCGCGGCTCGATCAACGGCGTGATCGAAAAACACGGCAAACAGGGCCATGCCGCCTATCCTGAAAAGGCGACCAATCCGATCCACAAGGTCGCTCAGGTACTGCACCATATGGCGGGTGTCGATCTGGACGAGGGCGACGAGAACTTTGCACCGAGCAAGTTTGTCGTAACCGACATCCGTGCCGGCATGGAGGTAACCAATGTCACGCCCGGTAAGCTGAAGATGATGTTCAATGTGCGCAACTCCACCAAGACCGATCAAAAAGCGATAGAAGATTTCGTCCATAAATACTTTTCGGAGATGAACTATACACTCAAACTCGACCAGTCGGCTTATCCTTTTATGACTGACCCCAACACGAAAATCGTACGTACCATTGATGCGGCTATCGAGAAGGTGACCGGGATCAGACCGAAACACTCCACTGCCGGGGGGACGTCAGATGCCCGGTATATTGCACCGTATGGCGTAGATGTCATAGAATTCGGGGTGCGAAACGATACGATCCATGCACCCAATGAGAGAACGACGCGTGAAGAGGTCGAAAAACTCTACGAAGTCTTTAAGCGGGTCATCGCTACCTTTTAA
- a CDS encoding DNA mismatch repair protein codes for MLASEITSLLSDKKKLLTEVYFELQTYFESKYGNDTVIFMEIGTFYEVYEVNNDDLQVGKAKEMAELLNIQLTKKNKNIVENSIKNPLLAGVPSVSFERYLARLIQEKKYTVIVIRQKGLPPKVSRYVSQIISPGTNFDYMTDNEDNYIASLIIDQHRDIFSVGYSAIDVTTGKTWLYEAHGTSEDQSFALDEIFNLLNVHKTSEVVITFLEGVQNQKEVLRYLEIADRFHYTINNERHKIAYQNELFQNVYNIQSLLSPIEHLDLERSPMISESLAILVHFVIEHDYHIIQKLYRPQLIDNKRYMYLGNNALEQLGIISKDRNEMTLFKLIDKSCTAIGKRLLKERLLNPLLDRDELVRRYNLIDRVNTHTRTLDETLRGIYDLERLARRISLGRLHPFEMNYVYESLTGVQELMNYIKKHKIQKTPFSEQEISEFIRDIQKSVDLETSRRFTMATIDENFLMRGVDAGIDTLVDENARMLQTFKIIMVRIEEMLSRMSANSNGSYVSLGLLEKEGYYISLSKNRWSMIEKVFKEEKIEIEGLSVDFSDFSIKKLTNNVKITSELTDQLSDKIMRNRLKIVALAKERFVNLQGLFERRYTILLERIIHYVADLDVAVSSAKVAQQYNYARPTIVDVREDENFMQIMALRHPLIEIQERQGIYVPNDVVMGTRDYLDLPYPETVMLDVRVHDGHDINGVLLYGINSSGKSSLMKSIGIAVLLAQSGFYVPASAMKFSLFDSIFTRIVSKDNLAKGLSTFAVEMLELKNIFKRASQHSLVLGDEISHGTETLSGVSIVASAIMKLTKLRSIFLFATHLHQLATMPEIRKLKNVVDLHLSVVYDEIQDKLLFNRILQSGSGSSVYGLEFAKSLHMDDEFLTNANKIRKRLSNDFEELELLVKKRTSKYNKELYVTKCVICGAVAEDVHHIAHQSVADNAGFIGHFHQDHRSNLVPLCKEHHREIHDGKIRVKGFVMTSKGLELDYEEQLLKEKQVVTEPEINIVEEDENSSNLGGWDDF; via the coding sequence ATGTTAGCCAGTGAAATCACTTCTCTTCTTAGCGACAAAAAAAAGCTTCTGACCGAAGTTTACTTTGAACTTCAAACCTATTTTGAATCCAAATACGGCAATGATACGGTCATCTTTATGGAAATCGGCACATTTTACGAGGTGTATGAGGTCAACAACGATGATCTGCAGGTCGGCAAAGCAAAGGAGATGGCAGAGCTGCTCAATATCCAGCTTACCAAGAAGAACAAGAACATCGTAGAAAACTCAATTAAAAACCCTCTGTTGGCAGGGGTCCCTTCGGTCTCTTTTGAACGCTATCTCGCGCGTTTGATTCAGGAAAAAAAATATACGGTGATCGTTATCCGTCAAAAAGGGCTGCCGCCTAAAGTCAGCCGATATGTCTCTCAGATCATCTCGCCGGGCACCAATTTTGACTATATGACGGACAATGAGGATAACTATATCGCTTCACTGATCATCGATCAGCACAGAGATATCTTTTCGGTCGGCTACAGTGCCATCGATGTGACGACGGGAAAGACCTGGCTTTATGAGGCGCACGGTACTTCTGAGGACCAGAGTTTTGCGCTTGATGAGATCTTTAACCTGCTCAATGTCCATAAGACCTCTGAAGTGGTCATTACTTTTTTGGAAGGGGTGCAGAACCAGAAAGAGGTACTCCGCTATCTTGAGATTGCCGACCGTTTCCACTACACTATCAACAATGAACGCCATAAGATCGCCTATCAGAACGAGCTTTTTCAGAATGTCTACAACATCCAGTCCCTTCTTTCGCCAATAGAGCACCTGGACCTTGAGCGCTCCCCGATGATTTCGGAGTCTCTGGCTATTTTGGTTCATTTCGTCATTGAGCACGACTATCACATCATCCAGAAGCTCTACCGCCCGCAGCTCATTGACAACAAACGTTATATGTACCTCGGCAATAATGCTTTGGAACAGCTGGGCATCATCTCCAAAGACCGTAATGAGATGACACTCTTCAAACTGATCGACAAATCATGTACGGCCATCGGCAAGCGGCTTTTAAAAGAGCGCCTGCTCAACCCGCTGCTTGACCGCGATGAACTGGTGCGCCGTTACAACCTTATTGACCGGGTCAATACCCATACCCGTACGCTTGATGAGACGCTTCGGGGGATCTATGACCTTGAACGTCTTGCCCGGCGCATCAGTCTGGGCCGCCTCCACCCTTTTGAGATGAACTATGTCTATGAGTCGCTGACCGGTGTCCAGGAGCTGATGAACTACATCAAAAAGCACAAGATCCAAAAGACGCCGTTTTCCGAACAGGAGATCAGCGAGTTTATCCGTGACATCCAAAAGAGTGTCGACCTGGAGACCTCCCGCCGTTTTACAATGGCGACGATCGATGAGAACTTTTTGATGCGGGGCGTGGATGCCGGTATCGACACTTTGGTTGACGAAAATGCACGTATGCTGCAGACTTTCAAGATCATTATGGTGCGCATCGAAGAGATGCTTTCACGGATGAGTGCGAACAGCAACGGGTCGTATGTGAGCTTAGGCCTTCTGGAGAAAGAGGGGTACTATATCTCGTTGAGCAAAAACCGCTGGTCGATGATCGAGAAGGTCTTTAAAGAAGAGAAGATCGAGATAGAAGGGCTCTCTGTCGATTTTAGTGATTTCAGCATAAAAAAACTGACCAACAATGTGAAGATCACTTCGGAACTGACGGATCAGCTCTCCGACAAGATCATGCGCAACCGGCTCAAGATCGTCGCCCTGGCCAAAGAGCGTTTTGTCAACCTGCAGGGCCTCTTTGAACGCCGATACACTATTCTTTTAGAACGCATCATCCACTATGTGGCTGATCTTGACGTGGCGGTGAGTTCGGCAAAAGTGGCCCAGCAGTACAATTACGCCCGCCCGACGATCGTTGATGTGCGCGAAGATGAGAACTTTATGCAGATCATGGCGCTGCGACACCCGCTCATCGAGATACAGGAACGCCAGGGGATCTATGTCCCCAATGATGTTGTGATGGGTACGCGCGACTATCTTGACCTTCCTTACCCCGAAACGGTGATGCTCGATGTGCGTGTGCATGACGGCCACGACATCAACGGGGTATTGCTTTACGGCATCAATTCGAGCGGTAAATCCTCTTTGATGAAGAGCATCGGTATTGCCGTTCTTCTGGCCCAGTCCGGTTTCTATGTTCCGGCCAGTGCAATGAAATTCTCTCTTTTTGACTCCATCTTTACCCGTATCGTCTCCAAAGACAACCTCGCTAAAGGGCTTTCGACCTTTGCGGTAGAGATGCTGGAACTCAAAAACATCTTTAAACGCGCTTCGCAACACTCTCTGGTGCTGGGTGACGAGATCTCGCACGGTACGGAGACACTTTCGGGCGTCTCTATTGTTGCCAGCGCGATCATGAAGCTGACAAAACTACGTTCGATCTTTCTTTTTGCTACCCACCTGCATCAACTCGCGACGATGCCGGAGATAAGAAAGCTCAAAAATGTGGTCGATCTGCATCTGAGTGTGGTCTATGATGAGATACAGGACAAGCTGCTCTTCAACCGCATCCTGCAGTCGGGCAGCGGCAGTTCGGTCTATGGTCTTGAATTTGCCAAATCACTGCACATGGATGATGAGTTTTTGACCAACGCCAATAAGATAAGAAAGCGTCTCTCCAATGACTTTGAAGAGCTTGAACTCTTGGTGAAAAAACGTACGTCCAAATACAACAAAGAGCTCTATGTGACCAAGTGCGTTATCTGCGGCGCTGTGGCCGAAGACGTGCACCACATCGCCCATCAGTCGGTGGCGGACAATGCCGGATTTATCGGCCATTTCCATCAGGACCACCGCAGCAATCTTGTCCCGCTTTGCAAAGAGCATCACCGGGAGATCCACGACGGCAAGATCCGGGTCAAAGGTTTTGTCATGACTTCGAAAGGGCTTGAACTCGACTATGAAGAGCAGCTCCTAAAAGAGAAGCAGGTGGTGACCGAACCGGAGATCAACATCGTTGAAGAGGACGAAAACAGCAGCAACCTGGGCGGTTGGGATGATTTTTAA
- a CDS encoding GNAT family N-acetyltransferase, with protein sequence MRDEIALKITNMADAKLIYHLFSHLKERLPVSDLAPMEEALMQLIENVLEHAYEREYDLDVTIHYYIYSCQLRIDVEDRGVPFDFSRYLSEPIDHSADHKKGFYLIYDLVDRFYFTPLPNAGKQFTLVQMFDQCFDIKTNQIIMQEAPDKQDILQHLDVRAFISGDGDGIAKLIYRNYDYTYYKHLFYEPQKVRKANEKGDVHSIVALYKNEVVGHFALIRNPYSNIAEIAVATVDPRYKGIGIMNKMFDFLIFEAKRLGYDAIFGDAIMLHPYSQKANLSHGMTECAIILGQVPSEIQIEHSLQHQQRSGVLVAYLLFDKRRCQHARSEIYGKQIQKVYDDIGIEICDMNPPHQVRDAITHRIDDKVNLGYIRIEEVITEKKLMDILADLQKEHCDMLYADINLHRIENIDAVISLLNTHGFFYSGVLFSYYDSEDYLRLQRKNTKSMAEEQLVCYSRNAQQMLAFIRKDKARIRAL encoded by the coding sequence ATGCGTGACGAAATCGCTCTAAAGATCACCAATATGGCCGATGCGAAACTGATCTACCATCTCTTTTCCCATCTGAAAGAGCGGCTTCCTGTTTCGGACCTTGCACCTATGGAAGAAGCGCTCATGCAGCTGATAGAGAATGTCCTCGAACATGCGTACGAACGCGAATATGACCTGGACGTTACCATCCACTACTACATCTACAGCTGCCAGCTCAGAATCGACGTTGAAGATAGGGGTGTTCCTTTTGACTTCAGCCGCTATCTCAGCGAGCCCATCGATCACAGTGCCGACCACAAAAAAGGATTTTATCTTATCTACGATCTGGTCGACCGCTTCTATTTCACACCGCTTCCGAACGCAGGTAAACAGTTTACTCTGGTACAGATGTTTGATCAATGTTTTGACATCAAGACCAATCAGATCATCATGCAGGAGGCGCCTGACAAGCAAGATATCCTGCAGCATCTTGATGTACGCGCATTCATAAGCGGTGACGGTGACGGCATTGCCAAACTGATCTACCGAAACTATGATTACACCTATTACAAGCACCTTTTTTATGAACCCCAGAAGGTACGAAAGGCCAATGAAAAAGGTGATGTCCACTCCATCGTTGCACTTTATAAGAACGAAGTTGTCGGCCATTTTGCCCTGATACGCAATCCCTACTCCAATATTGCCGAGATCGCCGTCGCAACAGTCGATCCCCGTTACAAGGGAATAGGCATTATGAACAAGATGTTCGATTTTCTCATCTTCGAAGCCAAACGACTCGGGTATGACGCGATCTTCGGTGATGCGATCATGCTCCACCCCTACAGCCAGAAAGCCAACCTGTCACACGGAATGACGGAGTGTGCCATCATACTCGGGCAGGTCCCCTCCGAGATCCAGATCGAACACAGCCTTCAGCACCAGCAGCGCAGCGGTGTGCTCGTTGCCTACCTGCTTTTTGACAAACGCCGCTGCCAGCATGCCCGTTCTGAGATCTACGGCAAGCAGATCCAAAAAGTCTATGATGATATCGGCATCGAGATCTGCGACATGAATCCACCCCATCAGGTACGCGACGCCATTACCCACCGCATCGACGACAAAGTAAATCTCGGTTATATACGTATCGAAGAGGTGATCACAGAAAAAAAGTTGATGGATATCCTTGCCGATCTGCAAAAAGAGCACTGTGATATGCTCTATGCCGATATCAACCTTCACCGTATCGAAAATATCGATGCGGTGATATCCCTGCTCAATACCCACGGCTTTTTCTACAGCGGTGTTTTGTTTTCGTATTATGACAGTGAAGATTATCTGCGTCTGCAGCGTAAAAACACAAAAAGTATGGCGGAAGAGCAGCTGGTCTGCTACTCCAGGAATGCGCAGCAGATGCTTGCATTCATACGCAAAGACAAGGCACGGATAAGAGCTCTTTAG
- a CDS encoding polysaccharide biosynthesis/export family protein, translating to MLRQTILITVLALFFFSGCSMKRYTLFQDDERSEEPTEVNEKVYQDEMVFENRIQPNDRVNIIVYNQSGPGELTAMISSSSRGTPTGGRVPDETTGLLVTREGTVDLPLIGSVKIEGYTQDEAAKYLMKEYKKYIRTPYVTVEIMNQRIFLLGEVNTPGVVQVTNGTMNLIEAIARSGDLTDYAERRGILVIRGDLRNPQVRTIDLTQMSAVRIASLYLKPNDIVYVQPRASKGRQLAFDEIAPPFQLVASMLEPFVSITYLAKAW from the coding sequence ATGTTAAGACAAACTATTTTGATCACCGTTTTGGCGCTCTTTTTTTTCTCCGGGTGCAGTATGAAAAGGTACACCTTGTTTCAGGACGACGAGCGTTCGGAGGAGCCGACGGAGGTAAACGAGAAGGTGTATCAGGATGAGATGGTATTCGAGAACAGGATACAGCCTAATGACCGTGTGAATATCATCGTTTATAATCAGTCAGGTCCGGGCGAGCTGACGGCGATGATCAGTTCAAGTTCACGCGGCACGCCAACGGGGGGCAGAGTACCCGATGAGACGACAGGTCTTTTGGTAACGCGAGAGGGGACGGTGGATCTGCCACTGATCGGCAGTGTCAAGATCGAGGGCTATACGCAAGACGAGGCGGCGAAGTATTTAATGAAAGAGTATAAGAAATACATTCGCACCCCGTATGTCACGGTAGAGATCATGAATCAGCGCATCTTTCTTTTAGGCGAGGTCAACACGCCGGGTGTAGTACAGGTGACAAACGGTACGATGAACCTGATCGAAGCGATCGCCCGTTCGGGAGACCTGACCGACTATGCAGAGCGCCGGGGTATCCTGGTAATCCGCGGGGACCTGCGCAACCCACAGGTCCGTACGATCGATCTGACCCAGATGTCGGCCGTCAGGATTGCAAGTCTTTATCTCAAACCGAACGATATCGTCTATGTACAGCCGCGTGCATCTAAAGGACGTCAGCTCGCCTTTGATGAGATCGCACCGCCGTTTCAGCTGGTTGCGTCGATGTTAGAACCGTTTGTAAGCATTACCTACCTAGCCAAAGCGTGGTAA
- a CDS encoding WbqC family protein — translation MTIAIMQPYLFPYIGYWQLIDAVDKFVVYDNIQFEKGGWFNKNNILLFGKKTLFSIPLKKDSYQLDVVERRLADHASQQIDKILRQIENGYKKAPYFNDVFPLLESIFSFDEKNLFFYTYNSIMKVAEYLDIDTEIVVSSTLKIDHTLKGEEKVLAINKYLHADHYINAIGGQSLYVKETFAKAGVKLNFIDTKIIEYKQFDDVFVPFLSIIDIMMFNSKEKIQTMLKSYTLI, via the coding sequence ATGACTATCGCTATTATGCAACCTTATCTTTTTCCCTATATTGGTTACTGGCAGCTGATAGATGCTGTGGACAAGTTTGTGGTTTATGACAATATCCAGTTTGAGAAGGGGGGTTGGTTTAACAAGAATAATATTCTGTTATTTGGAAAGAAAACACTCTTCAGCATTCCTCTGAAAAAAGATTCCTACCAGCTTGATGTCGTGGAAAGAAGGCTTGCGGACCATGCTTCCCAACAGATAGATAAAATCTTACGTCAAATTGAGAACGGATACAAAAAAGCGCCCTATTTTAATGACGTATTTCCTTTGCTCGAATCTATTTTCAGCTTTGATGAAAAAAACCTGTTTTTCTATACCTACAACTCCATCATGAAAGTAGCGGAATATTTAGATATAGATACTGAAATAGTGGTGTCATCAACACTGAAAATTGACCATACTTTAAAGGGAGAAGAGAAGGTATTGGCGATAAATAAGTATTTGCATGCTGATCACTATATCAATGCCATTGGTGGTCAATCGCTTTATGTGAAAGAAACCTTTGCCAAAGCTGGTGTGAAACTGAACTTTATTGATACGAAGATTATAGAGTACAAGCAATTTGATGATGTGTTCGTTCCTTTTCTCTCTATTATTGATATCATGATGTTCAATTCTAAAGAAAAGATCCAAACGATGCTAAAAAGTTATACATTGATATGA
- a CDS encoding glutathione peroxidase yields the protein MSIYDFNVTAIDGQEIPMSIYKEKVLLIVNVASECGFTPQYEGLEKLYESYREQGFMVLGFPSNQFGEQEPGTNKEILFFCQGKYDVQFDMFAKIDVNGDDASPLYQYLKHEQSGLFWTESIKWNFTKFLVDRKGNIVKRYGPSTKPESIRKDIEALLNK from the coding sequence GTGTCTATCTACGACTTTAACGTGACGGCCATTGACGGGCAAGAGATCCCTATGTCCATTTATAAAGAGAAGGTACTGTTGATCGTCAACGTCGCCAGCGAATGCGGGTTTACACCGCAGTACGAAGGCTTGGAGAAACTTTATGAATCGTACAGGGAGCAAGGGTTCATGGTACTCGGTTTTCCGTCCAACCAGTTCGGAGAACAAGAGCCCGGCACCAACAAGGAGATCCTGTTTTTTTGTCAGGGAAAATATGACGTTCAGTTCGATATGTTCGCCAAGATCGACGTTAACGGTGACGATGCCTCGCCCCTTTACCAGTATCTCAAGCATGAACAGAGCGGTTTGTTCTGGACAGAGTCGATCAAATGGAACTTTACAAAATTTTTAGTCGATCGAAAGGGCAACATCGTCAAACGCTACGGCCCTTCCACAAAGCCTGAAAGTATCAGGAAGGATATAGAGGCACTACTGAATAAATAG
- a CDS encoding DegT/DnrJ/EryC1/StrS family aminotransferase, translated as MVNVSKVYFPDKQKFLNYVEKVYESGWLTNNGPLVQELEKRLAKHLGVKNLLCVSNGTTALQLSYKLLQLKGEVITTPFSFVATTSSIKWEGLDPVFTDIDPETFNIDPVKMEKSLSVKTSAIVPVHVFGNACEIEEIDRIAKKNSLKVIYDASHAFDVKYKNESILNYGDISVISFHATKFFHTIEGAAIVVKDDDLYEKAKIVRNFGLDDQNTVKTLGINAKMNELEAAMGLCVLDEIDTILAQRKKSHDYYAAHLKDYVQLQRITKDASQSYSYFPIVLRSEEELENVRNALLAEAVSPRQYFYPSLDTLPYVKLRQVMRNSRDIAGRILVVPMHSGIEAAVSKIIIETLHKQRR; from the coding sequence ATGGTTAATGTTTCAAAAGTATATTTCCCTGATAAACAGAAGTTTCTAAACTATGTCGAAAAGGTCTATGAAAGCGGATGGTTGACGAACAACGGACCATTGGTGCAGGAACTCGAAAAAAGACTTGCGAAACATCTTGGGGTCAAAAACCTTCTTTGCGTCTCAAACGGTACAACCGCGCTGCAGCTCTCATATAAACTTTTGCAACTAAAAGGTGAAGTGATCACGACCCCTTTCAGTTTTGTGGCAACCACCAGTTCCATAAAATGGGAGGGGCTGGATCCTGTGTTTACAGACATTGACCCCGAAACATTCAATATCGATCCTGTAAAAATGGAAAAATCATTGAGTGTAAAGACTTCCGCGATCGTCCCGGTACACGTGTTTGGTAATGCCTGCGAGATAGAAGAGATCGACAGGATCGCAAAAAAGAATAGCTTGAAAGTTATTTATGATGCTTCACACGCTTTCGACGTTAAGTATAAAAATGAGAGCATCCTCAATTACGGAGACATCTCTGTTATCAGTTTTCATGCAACCAAATTTTTCCATACGATTGAAGGGGCTGCGATTGTTGTAAAAGATGATGACCTGTACGAAAAAGCGAAAATCGTTAGAAATTTTGGTCTTGACGATCAAAACACAGTCAAGACATTAGGCATTAATGCAAAAATGAATGAACTGGAAGCGGCAATGGGGTTGTGTGTGTTGGATGAGATCGATACCATTCTTGCGCAGCGCAAGAAGAGCCATGATTATTATGCCGCACATTTGAAGGATTATGTGCAGTTGCAGCGTATTACTAAAGATGCGTCACAAAGTTACAGCTATTTTCCTATCGTTTTGAGATCAGAAGAAGAACTTGAAAATGTCCGGAATGCTCTGCTTGCGGAGGCTGTCTCACCTCGTCAATATTTTTATCCTTCGCTGGATACGCTCCCTTATGTAAAACTTCGTCAGGTGATGAGAAACTCTAGAGACATCGCTGGCAGAATATTGGTAGTTCCTATGCATTCCGGAATTGAAGCTGCAGTAAGTAAAATTATCATTGAAACACTTCACAAGCAGAGACGATGA
- a CDS encoding PAS domain-containing protein yields MIKRPEPVDEEVIFDGRSLISETDTKGVITFVNRKFVEMTGYTKQEAIGQPHSILRHPDMPKVAFEQMWKVIKEGKVWDGYVKNLRKDGKYYWVDVHIVPKKDENGTIIGYIASRKVTVPDRLQSTIIQYKKLLDEEK; encoded by the coding sequence ATGATCAAAAGACCTGAACCTGTTGACGAAGAAGTTATCTTTGATGGCCGAAGCCTTATCAGCGAAACAGACACCAAAGGTGTCATCACCTTTGTAAACCGAAAATTTGTCGAGATGACCGGTTACACTAAACAAGAAGCCATCGGTCAGCCGCACAGTATTTTACGCCACCCGGATATGCCAAAGGTGGCTTTTGAACAGATGTGGAAGGTGATTAAAGAAGGCAAAGTATGGGACGGTTACGTTAAAAACCTCCGTAAAGACGGAAAGTACTACTGGGTCGATGTCCATATCGTTCCGAAAAAGGATGAGAACGGTACCATCATTGGCTACATTGCTTCGCGTAAGGTAACTGTACCCGATCGCCTTCAAAGCACTATTATCCAGTATAAGAAACTTCTAGATGAGGAGAAGTAG
- a CDS encoding polysaccharide biosynthesis tyrosine autokinase: MKSSIKYTLKNDLRIIEERKQKLQQYISKYQRSLEALPENERRLANLTRNTTVNEKVYNYLLEKRAETAILSSSTISKTRVLDSVLLPKLPIKPKRLFIILVGMILGLIVGVASAFLRSFLDDTLKTAEDFDKISTIPLYGAIPQRKNKRGYSQFEEAMRVLRTNLQFVGGTKKSKIVALTSSISGEGKTIIAVSLAKMIAATGKKVIILDLDMRRSRMHEEFNITNKIGVSSVLSGSNTLEEALQKEVLENVDVITSGPKPPNPSELLVKEGFEQLIQTLSEKYAYIIFDTPPIGLVSDAMILLKTADIGLIVTRANYSKKAYLKNVDKFSKEHDLNNLGFILNGIESSKRHGYGYGYGYGYGSSKGYYE, encoded by the coding sequence TTGAAATCATCGATTAAATATACACTGAAGAATGATCTGCGCATCATCGAAGAGCGCAAACAGAAGCTGCAGCAGTATATTAGCAAATATCAACGTTCGCTGGAAGCACTTCCTGAAAATGAACGAAGATTGGCGAACCTGACGCGTAATACGACGGTCAACGAGAAAGTCTATAATTATCTGTTGGAAAAACGGGCCGAAACGGCAATCTTAAGCTCCTCGACCATATCGAAAACACGTGTGCTTGATTCGGTACTGCTGCCGAAGCTCCCTATCAAACCAAAACGTCTGTTTATTATTTTAGTGGGGATGATCCTTGGGCTTATCGTCGGGGTCGCTTCGGCCTTTTTACGCTCTTTTCTGGACGATACCCTTAAAACAGCTGAGGATTTCGATAAGATCAGCACTATTCCCCTCTATGGTGCTATCCCGCAACGTAAGAACAAGAGGGGGTATTCGCAGTTTGAAGAGGCGATGCGTGTGCTTCGTACGAACCTGCAGTTTGTGGGCGGTACCAAAAAATCCAAGATCGTTGCATTGACCTCTTCGATCTCGGGTGAAGGCAAGACAATTATCGCGGTTTCACTGGCCAAGATGATTGCCGCAACCGGCAAAAAAGTGATCATACTTGATCTGGATATGCGTCGTTCCCGTATGCATGAAGAGTTCAATATTACGAACAAGATCGGTGTGAGCTCCGTGCTTTCAGGCAGCAACACACTCGAAGAGGCCCTGCAAAAAGAGGTCTTGGAAAATGTTGATGTCATCACTTCGGGACCGAAGCCGCCGAACCCATCGGAGCTTTTGGTGAAAGAAGGTTTCGAGCAACTGATTCAAACACTCTCGGAAAAGTATGCGTATATTATTTTTGATACACCGCCGATCGGTCTGGTGAGCGATGCGATGATCCTGCTGAAGACGGCCGATATCGGTTTGATCGTGACACGTGCGAACTACTCGAAGAAAGCCTATCTTAAAAATGTGGACAAGTTCTCTAAAGAACATGACCTCAATAATCTCGGCTTTATTCTTAATGGCATTGAATCGAGCAAACGCCATGGTTACGGCTATGGCTACGGTTACGGCTACGGCTCTAGCAAAGGCTACTACGAGTAA
- a CDS encoding Wzz/FepE/Etk N-terminal domain-containing protein: protein MNTYPTIDKDEIDLKEVFSTLNRYKYSIIIFMIVFTIGSAVFAYFTPQCL, encoded by the coding sequence ATGAACACATACCCTACCATCGATAAAGATGAGATCGACCTCAAAGAGGTCTTCAGCACGCTCAACCGGTATAAATATTCTATTATTATTTTTATGATCGTCTTTACCATCGGTTCGGCCGTCTTTGCCTATTTTACACCACAATGTCTATGA